The Panulirus ornatus isolate Po-2019 chromosome 55, ASM3632096v1, whole genome shotgun sequence genome has a segment encoding these proteins:
- the LOC139765415 gene encoding cuticle protein AM/CP1114-like isoform X1: MLSVILVALVAVATAAPQGSYSAPPRYTSDEIPILSDNREGPDQHGNYNFNFETGDGISRTEEGAPQGEEGAVASQGYWSFTFPDGTPGNFKFVADGDGYRVESDLVHPLPPHAIAQIEKARLEDSRAAPSRSYSSP, translated from the exons ATGCTCTCA GTGATCCTTGTTGCCTTAGTGGCGGTGGCGACCGCGGCGCCACAGGGCAGCTACTCGGCGCCCCCAAGATACACTTCTGATGAGATTCCCATCCTGTCCGACAACCGTGAGGGACCTGATCAGCATGGCAACTACAACTTCAACTTCGAGACTGGTGACGGCATCAGTCGTACCGAGGAGGGCGCCCCACAGGGAGAAGAAGGAGCTGTGGCATCCCAGGGATATTGGTC GTTCACCTTCCCTGACGGTACTCCCGGCAACTTCAAGTTCGTAGCTGACGGTGACGGATACAGGGTAGAGTCTGACTTAGTGCATCCTTTGCCTCCACACGCCATCGCGCAGATCGAGAAGGCTCGTCTTGAGGACTCTAGAGCAGCACCCAGCAGGAGCTACTCTTCCCCATAA
- the LOC139765416 gene encoding cuticle protein AM/CP1114-like encodes MLSVILVALVAVATAAPQGSYSAPPRYTSDEIPILSDNREGPDQHGNYNFNFETGDGISRTEEGAPHGEEGAVASQGYWSFTFPDGTPGNFKFVADGDGYRVESDLVHPLPPHAIAQIEKARLEDSRAAPSRSYSSP; translated from the exons ATGCTCTCA GTGATCCTTGTTGCCTTAGTGGCGGTGGCGACCGCGGCGCCACAGGGCAGCTACTCGGCGCCCCCAAGATACACTTCTGATGAGATTCCCATCCTGTCCGACAACCGTGAGGGACCTGATCAGCATGGCAACTACAACTTCAACTTTGAAACTGGTGACGGCATCAGTCGTACCGAGGAGGGCGCCCCCCATGGCGAAGAAGGAGCTGTGGCATCCCAGGGATATTGGTC GTTCACCTTCCCTGACGGTACTCCCGGCAACTTCAAGTTCGTAGCTGACGGTGACGGATACAGGGTAGAGTCTGACTTAGTGCATCCTTTGCCTCCACACGCCATCGCGCAGATCGAGAAGGCTCGTCTTGAGGACTCAAGAGCAGCACCCAGCAGGAGCTACTCTTCCCCATAA